The Rhodoluna lacicola genome includes the window TCACTAATGATCCAGCTGCGATGCTGCGTTCATTTCTACAAGCCGGAAAGTATTAGGATTTAAACATGACAAAGCTGCGCGAACAAGTTGGGCCGTATTTCGGCGAGTTCGGCGGTCGTTTTGTCCCCGAATCTTTAATTGCTGCTCTTGATGAGCTTGACGCTACTTACCAAGCGGCAAAAGCGGATCCTACTTTTCAACTGGAACTGGCCGAGTTGCACCGCACTTACACCGGACGTCCCTCAATCATCACTGAGGCCAAAAGATTTGCTGAGCATGCTGGTGATGTAAGAATCTTCCTGAAGCGCGAGGATCTAAACCACACCGGTTCGCACAAAATCAACAACGTTCTTGGTCAAGCGTTGCTAACCAAGCGCATGGGTAAATCCCGAATCATCGCCGAGACCGGGGCTGGTCAGCACGGCGTAGCCAGCGCAACTGCAGCGGCCCTGTTTGGCCTTGAGTGCGTGGTTTACATGGGAGAGGTCGACACCGAACGTCAAGCGCTAAACGTTGCTCGAATGCAACTTCTTGGCGCAACTGTCGTTCCGGTAAAAACCGGAAGCCGCACCCTGAAGGACGCAATCAACGAGGCGCTTCGTGACTGGGTCGCAAATGTCGACGACACTCATTATCTTTTGGGAACCGTCGCCGGTCCGCACCCTTTCCCAACCATGGTGCGTGATTTTCACAGTGTGATTGGAATTGAAGCGCGCCAGCAAATGCTTGACGAGTACGGCTTTCTGCCTACCGCGCTTGCCGCCTGCGTGGGAGGCGGGTCAAACGCAATTGGCCTGTTCCACGCTTTTCTAGATGACGAAGAAGTAGAACTCTACGGTTTTGAAGCAGCCGGTGATGGCATGGGAACCCCTAGGCACGCGGCTACATTAAATTACGGACGGACCGGAGTGCTGCACGGAGCCAAAAGCTACATGCTTCAAGATGAAGACGGTCAAACCCTGGAAAGTCATTCAATCTCTGCGGGCTTAGATTACCCGGGCGTTGGACCGGAACACGCTTGGCTAAAGGATTTAGGAAGAGCAAAGTACTGGGGTATTTCTGACGCCGAGGCTATGGACGCCCTTCGCTTACTTAGCAGAACAGAGGGAATCATCCCGGCAATTGAGACAGCGCACGCCATGGCCGGCGCCCTAAAGTTGGGAAAAACTTTGCCAGCAGGATCATCTATTTTGATCAACCTATCGGGTCGCGGAGATAAAGACATGGAGACCGCAGCAAAATACTTTGGTCTGCTGGACGCTCAAGGAAAGAATTGATGTCAAGCAAGACCGCAGATGTCTTAAAAGCCAGAAAATCAAGTGGCAAGGGTTCGCTGATTGGGTATTTTCCCGTTGGATATCCGACTCTTGAAAAATCCGTTGAAGCTGCAATTGCAATGTGTAAAAACGGGGTAGATGTTCTTGAGCTTGGAGTTCCATATTCTGACCCGGTGATGGATGGTCTGGTCATCCAACAGGCAACAGAGCAGGCTCTCGAGAATGGCTTCAAACTAAAGCAAGTTTTCGATGCCGTTAAGCAAATCACTGCGGCAGTGGACACACCAGTTTTGGTCATGACCTACTGGAATCCAGTTATCAGCTACGGTGTTGAAAAATTTGCCCATGACCTAGCCGAGGCTGGTGGAGCGGGACTAATAACTCCCGATCTAATTCCAGACGAGGCTAAAGAATGGCTTGAAGCATCGGATAAGTACGAACTTGATCGAGTTTTTCTAACAGCACCAACTTCAACTCCGGAGAGAGTGAAAAACGCCTGCGACTTGAGCCGAGGTTTTGTTTACGCGGTTTCAACCATGGGTATCACCGGCACTCGTGAATCGGTAGACGATTTAGCCAAGCAGGTTGTCGAATCAGTTCGAAATGCATCTGCCACCCAAAATACTGCGGTTGGAATTGGTATTTCATCCGCCGGTCAAGTGCGTGAGGTAAACGACTACGCAGACGGAGCAATCGTTGGATCTGCATTCATCAGAGCCTACGCAGATGGTGGGGTTGATGCTCTGGCCACCAAAACCGCCGAACTTGCAAAAGCTTTGAACTTGGTTCGGGAGTCGTTGTGCAATTTTTAGCAAGCATTCCAAGTCCGCCGATCAGTTTCTTTATGGTCGGGCCATTCAAAATTCACTTTTACGCGCTTTGCATTCTCACGGGAATGATTCTGGCCATTTGGTTGGCCGACCGCCGACTGGTTAGCCGTGGCGCAACCTCAGGGCTTGCTCTAGACATTGCCCTTTGGACTATCCCGATTGCGGTAGTCGGAGCAAGAATCTTCCACGTGCTCACCCACAGCGGTGACTATTTCTATCCGGGCGCCGACCTAACCGCAGTATTAAGGATTTGGGAGGGTGGCATTGCCATTTATGGTGGCCTAATCGGGGGAGCCATCGGTGCTTGGATCGGCTCAAATCGCGCTGGCATCAAGTTTTGGTCATTTGCCGACGCAGTGGCCCCGGGCATTCTTCTAGCCCAGGCAATAGGTCGCTGGGGTAATTACTTCAATCAAGAACTTTTTGGCTTCGAAACAACCTTGCCGTGGGGTCTAGAAATTGACCCCGATAACCCGGCCTTCCCACCAGGTCTGCCGGCCGACACCCTTTTTCACCCCACTTTTCTCTACGAATCAATCTGGAGTCTCATCGGTGTGGCTATCTTGCTCAGCCTGGATAAGCGGCTCAATCTGCGCTGGGGAACCATGTTCGGCGCCTACCTGATCTATTACTCACTGGGTCGCTTGATCACCGAAAATCTTCGAATTGACCCAAGTGACATAATTTTGGGGCTGCGCACAAATGTTTGGTCAGCGATTTTGGGTGTGCTGGTCGGTGCTTTGATTATCTACTGGCAAAAACGCCAGCACCCGGGCCCAGAGGCCAGTGTTTACAAAGCAAATGCATTAGACTCAAGGTCTGAATAATCTTCAGCCCCGGCCAGTGGCGGTCGGTGTTTGGGCCGATGTTGTCCCTCCTACTTAATGATTGGAGTGTGGCATGTCCGAAATGTCGCCGTTCGAAAGATTTGGCACCGCCCCGGTAGCCCAGGGTCTGTACAACCCTGCTTTCGATAAAGACGCTTGTGGTTTGGCAATGGTTGCCACACTTCGTGGTACTCCTGGACATGACATTGTAAAAACCGCACTTACCGCACTTACGAACCTTGAGCACCGTGGAGCCGTTGGTTCCGACGCCGGAACCGGTGACGGCGCTGGTATTTTGACTCAAATCCCCGACGCTTTTCTGCGATCGGTAACAAACTTTGAACTTCCTGCAAAAGGCACCTACGCCGCTGGACTGGTGTTTATCGAAGTTGGTGAAGAACAAAAACTTGAAGCGGCCTTTGAAGAACTTGCCAAAGAAGAGCAACTAGCCGTACTTGGTTGGCGCGATGTACCAACCAACCCCGATGTCCTTGGTGACCTAGCACGCGCGGCCATGCCAACCATTCGCCAAGTATTTGTGAATGCTCCAGATGGTGCGACCGGAATGGACCTTGAGCGCCGCACATTCAGACTGCGCAAACGATCAGAACGCAAGCTTGGGGCGTATCACCCTTCGCTTTCCTCGCGCACCATCGTTTACAAGGGAATGGTCACGACTCTTCAGCTTGAGCCGTTCTACCCAGATCTAAGCAACGAGCTTTTTGACTCAACTCTTGCACTGGTTCACTCTCGTTTTTCTACCAACACCTTCCCATCCTGGCCGTTGGCACACCCATTCCGAATGATTGCCCACAATGGTGAGATCAACACCGTAAAGGGAAATCGCAACTGGATGCGCTCTCGTGAAGCACAGCTGGCCGCCGATGTACTCGGTGACATCAAGCAGCTGACCCCAATCATCACACCGGATGGTTCGGACTCAGCGTCCTTCGATGAAGTTGTTGAATTGCTTTACATGTCTGGCAGAAGCTTGCCGCACGCAATGATGATGATGATTCCTGAGGCTTGGGAAAAGCAAAGCGATATCGACGAAAATCGCAAGAATTTCTACGAATACCACTCGATGCTTATGGAGCCGTGGGATGGTCCAGCTGCTGTTATTTTCACCGATGGATCTTTGGTTGGCGCAACACTTGACCGCAACGGTCTTCGTCCGGGGCGATATTTGGTCACGGAAGATGGACTTGTCGTTCTGGCATCAGAAATTGGCGTTGCTGAAATTGACCCAGCAAAGATTGTTCGTAAAGGCAGGCTCCAGCCGGGGCGCATGTTCCTTGCAGATACCGTTAACGGTCGCTTGATTGACGACGATGAAATTAAGGCTGAGATTGCAGCCCTTGAACCATGGGGTGAGTGGCTTGAAGGCAACCGAATTAACCTCAAAGATCTTCCGGAGCGTGAGCACATTGCCCACACTGCCTCTTCAGTAAACCGCCGTCAGCGCACCTTTGGCTACACCGAGGAAGAGCTAAGAATTCTTCTTGCACCAATGGCTAAAAACGGGATCGAGCCACTTGGCGCAATGGGATCCGATACTCCAATCGCGGCTATCTCTGATCGTCCTCGTCTTCTATTTGACTACTTCGTGCAGCAATTCGCACAGGTAACTAACCCACCGCTTGATTCGATTCGTGAAGAGGTAGTTACTTCGCTGAGCACGGGAATTGGTCCGGAAAGAAACCTTCTGGCCGCAACGCCAGAGCACGCGCAGCAGGTAATCCTTAATTTCCCAGTCATCAGCAATGACGAACTTGCAAAAATTCAACACATCGATGAGCGTCCAGGAGTTGGCCAAGCGTTCACCGTTCGAGGAACCTATCGGGTTGAGGGCGGAGCCGAGGCACTTGCCGCACGCATTCGAGAAATGTTTGAAGAGATCGAATCGGCGATTGCAAATGGGTCAACCTACTTGATTCTTTCTGACCGTGATAGCAATCGAGACATGGCTCCGATTCCATCGCTGTTGCTAACTTCGGCCGTTCACCACGCGCTGATTCGTGCAGGACTCAGGACCAAGGTGGGTCTTGTTGTTGAAGCCGGTGACGTGCGTGAGGTTCACCACGTGGCCGCTTTGATTGGATACGGAGCTGCAGCGATAAACCCTTATCTTGCACTCGAATCCGTTGAGCAGATGGTCAAGTCTGGCCAGATTGTTGGAATCGACATCGAGCACGCGCAAAAAAACTTGATCAAGGCACTGGGTAAGGGTGTTCTGAAGATCATGTCGAAGATGGGGATCTCTACCGTCTCGTCATACTCAGGCGCTCAATGTTTTGAGGCGATTGGGCTGAGCCAAGAATTTGTTGACACCTACTTCACCGGAACCACCAGTCAGTTGGGTGGAATTGGCATCGATGTTATTGCTCACGAAATTGCCGACCGTCACTCAAGCGCTTACCCGGTAGATGAAGCGCTAAACCCACACGTTTCTTTAGAGACCGGAGGCGAGTACCAGTGGCGCCGCTCGGGACCAGCTCACTTGTTCAACCCTGAAACTATTTTTAAGCTTCAGCATTCAACCCGCAGCAAGAGCTATGAAATTTTCCGCGAGTACACCAAAACCGTAGATGATCAAGCTGAAAACTTGATGACTTTGCGTGGCTTATTC containing:
- the trpA gene encoding tryptophan synthase subunit alpha, which gives rise to MSSKTADVLKARKSSGKGSLIGYFPVGYPTLEKSVEAAIAMCKNGVDVLELGVPYSDPVMDGLVIQQATEQALENGFKLKQVFDAVKQITAAVDTPVLVMTYWNPVISYGVEKFAHDLAEAGGAGLITPDLIPDEAKEWLEASDKYELDRVFLTAPTSTPERVKNACDLSRGFVYAVSTMGITGTRESVDDLAKQVVESVRNASATQNTAVGIGISSAGQVREVNDYADGAIVGSAFIRAYADGGVDALATKTAELAKALNLVRESLCNF
- the trpB gene encoding tryptophan synthase subunit beta, whose translation is MTKLREQVGPYFGEFGGRFVPESLIAALDELDATYQAAKADPTFQLELAELHRTYTGRPSIITEAKRFAEHAGDVRIFLKREDLNHTGSHKINNVLGQALLTKRMGKSRIIAETGAGQHGVASATAAALFGLECVVYMGEVDTERQALNVARMQLLGATVVPVKTGSRTLKDAINEALRDWVANVDDTHYLLGTVAGPHPFPTMVRDFHSVIGIEARQQMLDEYGFLPTALAACVGGGSNAIGLFHAFLDDEEVELYGFEAAGDGMGTPRHAATLNYGRTGVLHGAKSYMLQDEDGQTLESHSISAGLDYPGVGPEHAWLKDLGRAKYWGISDAEAMDALRLLSRTEGIIPAIETAHAMAGALKLGKTLPAGSSILINLSGRGDKDMETAAKYFGLLDAQGKN
- the gltB gene encoding glutamate synthase large subunit, with translation MSEMSPFERFGTAPVAQGLYNPAFDKDACGLAMVATLRGTPGHDIVKTALTALTNLEHRGAVGSDAGTGDGAGILTQIPDAFLRSVTNFELPAKGTYAAGLVFIEVGEEQKLEAAFEELAKEEQLAVLGWRDVPTNPDVLGDLARAAMPTIRQVFVNAPDGATGMDLERRTFRLRKRSERKLGAYHPSLSSRTIVYKGMVTTLQLEPFYPDLSNELFDSTLALVHSRFSTNTFPSWPLAHPFRMIAHNGEINTVKGNRNWMRSREAQLAADVLGDIKQLTPIITPDGSDSASFDEVVELLYMSGRSLPHAMMMMIPEAWEKQSDIDENRKNFYEYHSMLMEPWDGPAAVIFTDGSLVGATLDRNGLRPGRYLVTEDGLVVLASEIGVAEIDPAKIVRKGRLQPGRMFLADTVNGRLIDDDEIKAEIAALEPWGEWLEGNRINLKDLPEREHIAHTASSVNRRQRTFGYTEEELRILLAPMAKNGIEPLGAMGSDTPIAAISDRPRLLFDYFVQQFAQVTNPPLDSIREEVVTSLSTGIGPERNLLAATPEHAQQVILNFPVISNDELAKIQHIDERPGVGQAFTVRGTYRVEGGAEALAARIREMFEEIESAIANGSTYLILSDRDSNRDMAPIPSLLLTSAVHHALIRAGLRTKVGLVVEAGDVREVHHVAALIGYGAAAINPYLALESVEQMVKSGQIVGIDIEHAQKNLIKALGKGVLKIMSKMGISTVSSYSGAQCFEAIGLSQEFVDTYFTGTTSQLGGIGIDVIAHEIADRHSSAYPVDEALNPHVSLETGGEYQWRRSGPAHLFNPETIFKLQHSTRSKSYEIFREYTKTVDDQAENLMTLRGLFKLREGVRPAVPIDEVEPVSAIVKRFSTGAMSYGSISPEAHETLAIAMNRLGAKSNTGEGGEDVERLLDPERRSAIKQVASGRFGVTSMYLTHADDIQIKMAQGAKPGEGGQLPPNKVYPWIAKIRHSTPGVGLISPPPHHDIYSIEDLKQLIFDVKRANRQARVHVKLVSQVGIGTVAAGVAKAKADVILVSGHDGGTGASPLNSLKHAGTPWELGLAEAQQTLLINGLRDRVSVQVDGQMKTGRDVVIAALLGAEEFGFATAPLVVEGCILMRVCHLDTCPVGVATQNPTLRARFTGQADHVVNFFEFLAQEVREYLAALGFRTLDEAIGHSELIDVNRAIQHWKADGLDLSPILATPNIAPGASRRRTTFQDHELEKHFDHKLIQAAKPALEDAQPVQIELPITNVDQAVGTMLGNELTKRYAADGLPDGTIDIKLTGSAGQSFGAFVPKGIKLNLEGDSNDYVGKGLSGGTIVIRPNRASVFPAEKNIIAGNVIGYGATSGSMFLRGIVGERFLVRNSGVTAVAEGCGDHALEYMTGGVAVILGPTGRNLGAGMSGGVAYVYKLRADHVNHEALAASELHMNPLGDVDAAQLKELLQRHVDETDSALAKSLLQNFESEVKNFTCVLPRDYASVLKIRDKAKQEGVDPDSDIVWKQILEVTNG
- the lgt gene encoding prolipoprotein diacylglyceryl transferase; translation: MVGPFKIHFYALCILTGMILAIWLADRRLVSRGATSGLALDIALWTIPIAVVGARIFHVLTHSGDYFYPGADLTAVLRIWEGGIAIYGGLIGGAIGAWIGSNRAGIKFWSFADAVAPGILLAQAIGRWGNYFNQELFGFETTLPWGLEIDPDNPAFPPGLPADTLFHPTFLYESIWSLIGVAILLSLDKRLNLRWGTMFGAYLIYYSLGRLITENLRIDPSDIILGLRTNVWSAILGVLVGALIIYWQKRQHPGPEASVYKANALDSRSE